A region of Toxorhynchites rutilus septentrionalis strain SRP chromosome 1, ASM2978413v1, whole genome shotgun sequence DNA encodes the following proteins:
- the LOC129767329 gene encoding low molecular weight phosphotyrosine protein phosphatase 1-like, translating into MSEKKRALFICLGNICRSPIAEAVFLKTIADDGVAEQWEVDSAAIGDWHVGNRPDHRALSTMEKHSLPYDNRARQITKADFDHYDYIFGMDKENMSHLKRMAPSGVSKAKQLLLGDFDTDAPGKIIRDPYYEQGANGFEQCYVQCVRCCNGFLAKVQRGEI; encoded by the coding sequence GAAACATTTGCCGCTCTCCCATCGCCGAAGcggtgtttttgaagacaatcgCCGACGATGGTGTGGCTGAGCAATGGGAAGTAGACAGCGCCGCTATCGGTGATTGGCATGTAGGAAATCGGCCAGATCACCGGGCACTGTCCACGATGGAGAAGCACAGTCTACCGTACGATAATCGGGCGAGACAAATTACCAAAGCGGATTTCGATCACTACGATTACATTTTCGGTATGGACAAGGAAAACATGTCCCATCTCAAGCGGATGGCACCGAGCGGTGTCTCGAAGGCGAAACAGTTGCTGCTGGGAGACTTCGATACGGACGCACCCGGAAAAATAATCCGCGATCCATATTATGAGCAGGGGGCGAACGGATTCGAGCAGTGTTACGTGCAGTGCGTTCGTTGCTGTAATGGGTTCTTGGCTAAAGTTCAGAGAggtgaaatttaa